In a genomic window of Tissierella sp. Yu-01:
- the holB gene encoding DNA polymerase III subunit delta': MDFRQIIGHEKAIETLKRQIKNGSISHSYIFEGEEGLGKSNVALAFAKTLLCKEQEEEPCNHCTSCMKFESGNHPDLLFIEPEKGLIKKGEIEKLIKSVVTAPFESLRKVFIIDDSHKMNTEGMNALLKTLEEPPEYINMILITSATNKILPTILSRCQNIKFYPVETKKIIELLEGSYGKSENEAKFIADFTKGSIGKSIELATSDDFFIKRQEIIKLIDNLLKGDRTKAISSFGFFNENKESIDEILDIFLFWFRDLMLYKKIGDNPLIINRDKLEYISRQSFIDSDKINDIIEKVQQTKEYIRGNINLQLSIETMLLNIQEEL, encoded by the coding sequence ATGGATTTTAGACAGATAATAGGTCATGAAAAAGCTATAGAGACTCTTAAAAGACAAATAAAAAATGGCTCAATAAGCCATAGCTACATATTTGAAGGAGAAGAGGGTTTAGGCAAAAGCAATGTAGCTTTAGCCTTTGCTAAGACCCTTCTATGTAAAGAACAAGAGGAAGAACCTTGTAATCATTGTACTTCATGCATGAAGTTTGAAAGTGGAAATCATCCAGATTTATTATTTATCGAACCTGAAAAGGGATTGATAAAAAAAGGAGAGATTGAGAAGCTAATTAAAAGTGTAGTTACTGCTCCCTTTGAATCCTTAAGAAAGGTATTTATAATAGATGATAGTCACAAGATGAATACTGAAGGAATGAATGCTCTTTTAAAAACTTTGGAAGAGCCACCTGAGTATATCAACATGATTTTAATCACATCTGCCACAAATAAAATCCTGCCTACTATATTATCACGTTGCCAAAATATAAAATTCTATCCTGTTGAAACTAAGAAGATTATTGAACTATTAGAAGGATCCTATGGAAAATCCGAAAATGAAGCAAAGTTTATTGCTGATTTTACGAAGGGATCTATAGGTAAATCTATTGAGTTAGCGACTTCTGATGATTTTTTTATTAAAAGACAGGAAATAATTAAACTTATAGATAATCTATTGAAGGGTGATAGAACCAAGGCAATAAGCTCATTTGGTTTTTTTAACGAAAATAAGGAATCTATAGATGAGATACTGGACATATTTTTATTCTGGTTTAGAGACCTGATGCTCTATAAAAAGATTGGCGATAATCCTCTAATTATAAATAGAGATAAATTAGAATATATATCTAGGCAATCTTTTATAGATTCTGATAAAATAAATGATATAATAGAAAAGGTACAACAAACCAAAGAATATATTAGAGGCAATATTAATTTGCAATTATCCATAGAGACGATGCTTCTTAATATACAGGAGGAATTATAA
- a CDS encoding stage 0 sporulation family protein has product MVTVVGVRFKSAGKIYYFDPDIIDVNFNDFVIVETARGIEFGHVVSGPKEISEEEIVAPLKKVIRIALDEDFETHRENRKRAKEAMEVCQPKIEEHGLKMKLVDVEFTFDNNKVIFYFTADGRVDFRELVKDLAAIFKTRIELRQIGVRDEAKMLGGIGPCGKQVCCAQFLGEFDPVSIKMAKEQSLSLNPTKISGLCGRLMCCLKYEHETYEELLAKTPETGAIVITPMGKGTVVNSYTLLERVKVKVKLEDGTDDLLQFQISDIEITGDIDPAYVKINDDYHEIHDHGEILSD; this is encoded by the coding sequence ATGGTTACGGTAGTGGGTGTAAGATTTAAGAGTGCAGGGAAGATATATTATTTCGACCCTGATATAATAGATGTTAATTTTAATGATTTTGTCATAGTTGAAACTGCAAGAGGTATAGAGTTTGGACATGTAGTAAGTGGTCCAAAGGAGATTAGTGAAGAGGAGATAGTAGCGCCTCTTAAAAAGGTAATTCGCATAGCTCTAGATGAGGACTTTGAAACCCATAGAGAAAATAGAAAAAGGGCTAAAGAAGCTATGGAAGTATGCCAGCCGAAGATAGAAGAACATGGACTAAAAATGAAATTAGTAGATGTAGAATTTACATTTGATAATAATAAGGTCATTTTCTATTTTACAGCAGATGGAAGAGTTGACTTTAGAGAATTAGTTAAGGACTTGGCAGCCATATTTAAAACAAGAATAGAACTAAGACAAATTGGTGTCAGGGATGAGGCAAAAATGTTAGGAGGCATAGGACCTTGTGGTAAACAGGTATGCTGTGCTCAATTTTTAGGTGAATTTGATCCTGTATCCATAAAAATGGCTAAAGAACAAAGTCTATCCTTAAATCCAACTAAGATATCTGGACTTTGTGGAAGGCTAATGTGCTGCTTAAAATATGAGCATGAAACTTATGAGGAATTGCTTGCTAAGACTCCAGAAACTGGAGCTATAGTTATTACACCAATGGGAAAAGGAACAGTAGTGAATTCATATACCTTGTTGGAAAGAGTTAAGGTAAAAGTTAAATTAGAAGATGGAACCGATGACTTATTGCAGTTTCAAATAAGTGACATAGAAATTACTGGTGATATAGACCCAGCTTATGTTAAAATTAATGATGATTATCACGAAATACACGATCATGGTGAAATATTATCTGATTAA
- a CDS encoding 4Fe-4S binding protein, producing MAYHINDDCIACGACQPECPTDAISEGDIYVIDPEKCIDCGACADVCPTDAPQPE from the coding sequence ATGGCTTATCATATAAATGATGATTGTATCGCTTGCGGTGCATGTCAACCAGAATGTCCAACAGACGCTATATCTGAAGGTGATATTTATGTAATAGATCCAGAAAAGTGCATAGACTGTGGTGCTTGCGCAGATGTGTGTCCAACAGATGCACCTCAACCAGAGTAA
- a CDS encoding four helix bundle protein, protein MSENIIETKSYKFAIDIVNIYKELQSKNEYVLSKQLLRSGTSIGANVMEGLRGNSRKDFLFKMNIALKEANETEYWIRLLIDTGYLNKKDNYKLISDCKEICRILNSIVRTTKQNGVDRVEEQEEIYKFDWTLIE, encoded by the coding sequence ATGTCTGAGAACATAATTGAAACTAAATCATATAAATTTGCAATTGATATAGTAAATATTTATAAGGAATTACAGAGCAAGAATGAATATGTTTTATCTAAGCAATTGTTGAGGTCCGGGACTAGCATTGGTGCAAATGTAATGGAAGGATTAAGGGGAAATAGTAGAAAGGATTTTCTCTTTAAAATGAATATAGCACTTAAAGAAGCAAATGAAACTGAGTACTGGATAAGATTATTAATTGATACAGGGTATTTAAATAAAAAAGATAATTATAAATTGATTTCTGACTGCAAAGAAATCTGCAGAATACTAAATTCTATAGTAAGAACAACAAAACAAAATGGTGTTGATAGAGTAGAAGAACAGGAAGAAATCTATAAATTTGATTGGACATTAATCGAGTAA
- a CDS encoding tRNA1(Val) (adenine(37)-N6)-methyltransferase — protein sequence MKLHECERIDIVPGTNYKIIQNRKNFSYGTDAIFLSNFAKPKGMVMDLGTGTGIIPLRLLDRGNIEVIYGVEIQKQVANLALRSIELNNLQDKIKILHMNLKDLPNHFGKCTFDVITSNPPYMKAGGAIVNPEENYAISRHEITCNLEDIIRVTNYLLKQQGKFYMVHRPDRLVDIIYTMRQYNIEPKMIRFVQPKIGKKPNLILIEGLKGGKPDLKFHDPLIVYNDDGSYTDEIYEIYGMTKQNSQFTIHN from the coding sequence ATGAAATTACATGAATGTGAGAGAATAGATATTGTTCCTGGAACTAATTATAAAATAATACAGAATAGAAAAAACTTCTCCTACGGTACGGATGCTATATTTCTCTCAAATTTTGCAAAGCCTAAGGGCATGGTAATGGATTTGGGTACTGGCACTGGAATTATTCCATTGAGATTATTGGATAGGGGGAATATAGAAGTTATATATGGAGTTGAAATCCAGAAGCAGGTGGCTAATTTAGCATTGAGGAGTATAGAACTAAATAATCTTCAAGATAAAATAAAGATTTTACATATGAATTTAAAGGATTTGCCTAATCATTTCGGTAAATGTACCTTTGATGTAATTACCTCAAATCCTCCATATATGAAAGCAGGTGGAGCTATTGTTAACCCAGAAGAGAATTATGCCATTTCACGACATGAAATCACATGTAATCTAGAGGATATAATCAGAGTTACAAATTATTTATTAAAACAACAAGGTAAATTCTATATGGTACATAGACCAGATAGACTTGTGGATATTATATATACCATGAGACAATATAATATAGAACCAAAAATGATACGATTTGTACAACCAAAGATAGGCAAAAAGCCTAATTTGATACTTATAGAAGGACTAAAAGGTGGAAAGCCAGATTTAAAGTTTCACGACCCATTAATAGTATATAATGATGATGGAAGCTATACAGATGAAATTTATGAGATATATGGAATGACTAAACAAAATTCACAATTCACGATTCACAATTGA
- the rsmI gene encoding 16S rRNA (cytidine(1402)-2'-O)-methyltransferase — MNNGKLYICPTPIGNLEDITLRTLRILGEVDLIACEDTRHSLKLLNHYEIKKPLTSYHEHNVKEKGPELIQKLIDGKNIAIITDAGMPGISDPGEDIIRLAIEEGIDVVGLPGPSASITALVVSGISTDKFAFEGFLPSKKRDRIKALEELINERRTIIFYESPHRIKDTLEDMLDKLGNRNIAIVRELTKIHEEIYRGDFQGALSKFSDIQVKGEFVIIVEGNKIVEKVEVNIEEELIKHIESGMSKKDAIKRVVDEHKIPKNLVYAESLKLR, encoded by the coding sequence ATGAACAACGGAAAACTATACATCTGTCCCACTCCTATTGGTAACCTTGAAGATATTACATTAAGGACCCTACGAATATTAGGTGAAGTGGATTTGATTGCCTGTGAGGATACAAGGCATAGTCTAAAATTATTAAATCATTATGAGATAAAGAAACCTCTAACAAGCTATCATGAGCATAATGTTAAGGAAAAAGGCCCTGAATTAATACAAAAATTAATAGATGGAAAGAATATTGCAATTATAACTGATGCTGGGATGCCTGGAATATCTGATCCTGGAGAAGACATAATAAGACTTGCCATAGAAGAAGGAATAGACGTAGTAGGTCTGCCTGGACCATCAGCATCTATAACTGCTTTAGTGGTTTCGGGAATATCAACAGATAAATTTGCATTTGAGGGTTTTTTACCATCAAAGAAGAGAGATAGAATTAAAGCCTTAGAGGAGCTTATTAATGAAAGAAGAACCATAATATTCTACGAATCTCCACATAGAATTAAAGATACTCTAGAAGATATGCTCGATAAATTAGGAAATAGAAATATAGCCATTGTTAGAGAGCTTACAAAGATCCATGAAGAAATATATAGAGGAGATTTTCAAGGAGCCTTGTCAAAATTCTCTGATATTCAAGTCAAGGGTGAATTTGTTATAATAGTAGAAGGAAATAAAATAGTCGAAAAGGTAGAGGTAAATATAGAAGAAGAACTAATCAAACATATAGAAAGTGGTATGTCAAAGAAAGATGCAATAAAAAGAGTGGTAGATGAACACAAGATACCTAAAAATCTAGTATATGCAGAGAGTTTAAAGCTTAGATAA
- a CDS encoding AbrB/MazE/SpoVT family DNA-binding domain-containing protein yields MKSTGIVRKVDNLGRVVIPIELRRNLDIDIRDALEIFVEDDQIILKKYAPACIFCGQAKGVKPFKGKNVCPTCKEELKSE; encoded by the coding sequence ATGAAATCAACAGGTATTGTAAGAAAGGTAGACAACCTAGGCAGAGTAGTAATTCCAATAGAATTAAGGAGAAACCTAGACATAGATATAAGGGATGCACTGGAAATCTTTGTCGAAGATGACCAAATTATCCTTAAAAAATATGCACCAGCTTGTATATTCTGTGGACAAGCTAAAGGCGTAAAACCTTTTAAAGGAAAAAATGTTTGTCCTACATGTAAAGAGGAATTAAAGTCAGAATAA
- a CDS encoding DNA double-strand break repair nuclease NurA: protein MFNINDELKDKISNINNLLEDKYKNILDLDRSKLRSFIEDNVGEIKKMEKLDKDKLMTFHNSGGIVGVDGSNNKVGGAYPHYIEVFQALAKSTHVKDDPLYKTDIYTPLIPEFDDNPLGNGEMIIEDKKNIKLATLEVEAALDSIDRFKPYAIMMDGGLIRYNIYSYDKWLELKTRCEEEGIILFGVIKDIKTSIIGDIIMEKNKDFDKQIYDREMLFGVLDYGEMIMIQEYANKKEPQGYASVFLRSSLQPSVVGMDIIDSQRSHLEEMARLVFTLTPENSRGVPLWLDIVDKEVKITDELIKGLLERYMDRGVYERFFVSERDKRS, encoded by the coding sequence ATGTTCAATATTAATGATGAACTAAAGGATAAAATATCAAATATAAATAATTTATTAGAAGATAAATATAAAAATATATTAGATTTAGATAGATCCAAATTGAGAAGTTTTATAGAAGACAATGTTGGGGAAATTAAGAAAATGGAAAAGTTGGATAAGGATAAATTGATGACATTCCATAATAGTGGTGGAATAGTTGGGGTAGATGGCTCAAACAATAAAGTTGGAGGAGCTTATCCCCATTATATAGAAGTATTCCAGGCTCTTGCAAAGTCTACACATGTAAAGGATGATCCCTTATATAAGACAGATATTTATACTCCTTTAATACCTGAATTTGATGATAACCCCTTAGGCAATGGTGAAATGATAATTGAAGATAAAAAGAATATTAAATTAGCTACTCTAGAGGTGGAAGCAGCATTAGATAGTATAGATAGATTTAAACCCTATGCCATAATGATGGATGGAGGACTTATTCGTTACAATATTTATTCTTACGATAAATGGTTAGAGTTAAAAACCAGATGTGAAGAGGAAGGTATTATTCTCTTTGGTGTAATCAAGGATATAAAAACATCCATTATAGGCGACATAATAATGGAAAAAAACAAAGATTTTGATAAGCAAATTTATGATAGAGAAATGCTCTTTGGTGTATTGGATTATGGGGAAATGATAATGATTCAAGAGTATGCTAATAAGAAGGAACCACAAGGGTATGCTTCGGTATTTTTAAGGTCTTCATTGCAGCCATCAGTTGTAGGCATGGATATAATCGATAGCCAACGTTCACATTTAGAGGAAATGGCAAGGCTGGTATTTACTTTGACACCAGAAAACAGTAGAGGTGTACCGCTTTGGCTGGACATTGTAGATAAGGAAGTAAAGATAACTGATGAACTTATAAAAGGCCTCTTGGAAAGATATATGGATAGAGGAGTGTATGAGAGGTTTTTTGTATCGGAGAGAGATAAGAGATCATAG
- a CDS encoding ATP-binding protein — translation MKVVGITTQQEFFIGSKERNFRINEFLIVEDTYQGDLLGEVVEAKTYNRYIPLNIYGDFVDNSVLDSLKALGYDVDEDTIYVAKVRLLNEALYPVQTGSDVRLPKFSEIKNIMINTKKEEGLVLGVIRNTDDVAEEMDEEFKDLLYTFEEGELLPQRELPYIFDIRAMHQYPHMGVFGGSGSGKSFGLRVILEELMLQGIPTIVLDPHYEMDFSETAIEKDTTPSFSDKFKCLQIGIHVGVKFEDLSAQDLKNLLDAAGRLTDSMNNVVDVLFKRRDSYHSFANRLQMLSEAQEEGSIGKIEARIDNASDDEERKAWKERKELYESYDKSCPYSSVRGISWRLRRLGNDGVFSKDIREIEDGLQNGKLIVIQGSTRILQVFSTYLLNNLYHKRRDYKDAIYKRTQADYFPPFIVVTDEAHNFAPKGYDSPSKSVLKEISQEGRKYGVFLILATQRPTLLDETITAQLNSKFIFRTVRASDIMTIKEETDLTMEESRRLPYLRTGDVFISSASMGRTIYARVRAAYSTSPHTENPFDELKSKAKEEDDKFYNLIMNKLPINDIDMVHIITDIEKEANITYTVDALEERLKLMVNKGYITKEETLFGYRYKRNVN, via the coding sequence ATGAAAGTAGTAGGTATAACAACACAACAAGAATTTTTTATCGGCTCTAAAGAGCGTAACTTTAGAATAAATGAGTTTTTAATAGTAGAGGATACATATCAAGGGGATCTATTAGGTGAAGTAGTAGAAGCCAAGACCTATAACAGATATATTCCTTTGAATATTTACGGGGATTTTGTAGATAATTCTGTATTGGATTCCTTAAAGGCCTTAGGCTATGACGTAGATGAGGATACAATTTATGTAGCTAAGGTACGTCTTTTAAACGAAGCCTTATATCCAGTTCAAACAGGTTCGGATGTAAGATTGCCTAAATTCTCAGAAATTAAAAATATAATGATAAACACTAAAAAAGAAGAAGGTCTAGTATTAGGAGTCATTAGAAATACAGACGATGTAGCGGAAGAGATGGATGAAGAATTTAAGGACCTTCTATATACCTTTGAGGAAGGGGAACTATTACCACAAAGGGAATTACCCTATATATTTGACATAAGAGCAATGCATCAATATCCACACATGGGGGTTTTCGGGGGATCAGGGTCTGGTAAATCCTTTGGACTAAGAGTTATATTAGAAGAACTAATGCTCCAAGGAATACCCACAATAGTACTTGATCCACACTATGAGATGGATTTTAGTGAAACTGCCATAGAAAAAGATACAACTCCAAGTTTCTCTGATAAATTTAAATGTCTTCAAATAGGAATTCATGTAGGAGTAAAGTTTGAAGATTTATCAGCTCAAGATTTAAAGAATCTTTTAGATGCAGCAGGTAGATTAACGGATTCAATGAATAACGTAGTAGATGTATTGTTTAAGAGAAGAGATTCTTATCACAGCTTTGCTAATAGGTTACAAATGTTATCAGAGGCTCAGGAGGAAGGGTCTATAGGTAAAATTGAAGCAAGAATAGATAACGCATCAGATGATGAGGAAAGAAAAGCTTGGAAGGAAAGAAAAGAGCTTTACGAATCCTATGATAAGTCCTGCCCATATAGCTCTGTAAGGGGTATTTCATGGAGACTTAGAAGATTAGGAAACGATGGAGTATTCTCAAAGGACATTAGGGAAATCGAAGATGGTTTACAAAATGGTAAGCTAATAGTGATACAGGGAAGCACAAGGATTCTTCAGGTATTTAGTACTTATCTATTAAATAATCTATATCATAAGAGAAGAGATTATAAAGATGCAATATACAAGAGGACACAGGCTGACTACTTTCCGCCATTTATAGTAGTTACTGATGAAGCCCATAACTTTGCTCCAAAGGGTTATGATTCACCATCTAAATCAGTACTAAAGGAAATATCTCAAGAAGGTAGAAAATACGGTGTATTTCTAATTTTGGCTACTCAAAGGCCAACTTTACTTGATGAAACAATCACTGCACAACTTAACTCAAAGTTTATCTTTAGAACCGTTAGGGCATCTGATATTATGACCATCAAAGAAGAAACGGACCTTACCATGGAGGAATCGAGAAGACTTCCATATCTAAGAACAGGTGACGTATTTATTTCCTCGGCATCCATGGGGAGAACCATATATGCAAGAGTAAGAGCAGCATACTCAACCAGCCCTCATACAGAGAACCCATTTGATGAGCTTAAGTCAAAAGCAAAAGAAGAAGATGATAAATTCTATAACCTAATAATGAATAAACTACCTATAAATGATATAGATATGGTTCATATAATTACAGACATAGAAAAAGAAGCAAATATAACGTATACAGTCGATGCACTAGAAGAAAGATTAAAACTAATGGTTAACAAAGGATATATAACAAAAGAAGAAACGCTATTTGGATATAGATATAAAAGAAATGTGAATTAA